GCCGTTTCGGGGACCGGTCAGAAGGCCATTTTTGAACTGCAGAATCAGATCAAGGAGTTATCGGAAGGAAAAGAACCGGAAATAAAGGTATATCCCTACCAGATTGCCTATAACTGTCTGCCCCATATCGATGTCTTTCTGGAAAACGATTACACCAAGGAAGAGATGAAGATGGTCAATGAAACCCGGAAAATCCTGGAAGATGATTCCATCAGGGTTTCGGCCACGACGGTACGGGTCCCGGTTTTTTACGGCCATTCGGAAGCCGTCTATATTGAGACCGATAAAAAGATCCATCCCCAAGAGGTCAAAGATCTCCTTAGAAACGCTTCCGGGGTAATGGTGGTCGATGATATAGCCAACAAGATATACCCGACCGCTTTAATGGCCGAAGGAAAAGACGAAGTTTTTGTCGGCCGGATCCGGGAGGATATTTCCCATGAAAAAGGGATCGCCATGTGGATCGTGGCCGACAATATTCGAAAAGGGGCGGCCACCAACGCCGTACAGATCGCTGAGATATGGACCCAGAGAGGGTGATTCTAGATTGTGACGAGTGACGGGTGACGAGAAAAAACTAATATGGAATCCCTACGATTTCGTCAGGAATCAACAAAGTTGATTTTTCTTTCTGTTTTTAACCCGTCACCCGTCACCCGTCACCCCTCCCATGAGGATCATTGCCGGCCATTGCAAAGGACATCGGTTAGCTCCCTTAAAAGGCAGGCAGACCCGCCCGACTCAAGATCAGGTCCGGGAA
The sequence above is drawn from the Deltaproteobacteria bacterium genome and encodes:
- a CDS encoding aspartate-semialdehyde dehydrogenase; its protein translation is MSRTWNVAVAGATGAVGNQMIRCLEERNFPVKNIRFLASARSLGKTLPYKGEPVPVEEMKENSFKNIEIALFSAGASTSLKFAPQAVQAGSIVIDNSSAFRMDPKIPLVVPECNSHRITGGPGIIANPNCSTIQMVVALKPIHDQVRIRRIIVSTYQAVSGTGQKAIFELQNQIKELSEGKEPEIKVYPYQIAYNCLPHIDVFLENDYTKEEMKMVNETRKILEDDSIRVSATTVRVPVFYGHSEAVYIETDKKIHPQEVKDLLRNASGVMVVDDIANKIYPTALMAEGKDEVFVGRIREDISHEKGIAMWIVADNIRKGAATNAVQIAEIWTQRG